A single window of Hyla sarda isolate aHylSar1 chromosome 2, aHylSar1.hap1, whole genome shotgun sequence DNA harbors:
- the RCSD1 gene encoding capZ-interacting protein codes for MEGKSTESGAAEESAPPSVARLAGLFGDTLNSPRKEVPPQKPTRRKPPCSLPLPKVEVVNNGDEKLSPPQSQVPKVKVKSSPLIEKLQANLAFAPASLLPGTSPKSPGLKAMASPWSTPPSTPTSPGLQPHSSSAEESPVSFEQPPEGAPLQSYTKIRTRGSIKRRPPSRKFRKSQSDMDFDIETANATAKENGDKTDNEADAAQSEKTDGDASPAAENSPNESANKTSESQESVQPNPDKQEEASPDEGEKSDKEEEKTGASETEKPDTEQETLVIEEKSEDPGEGADKEESHEQNKSDEDDKPEK; via the exons GGGAAATCCACAGAAAGCGGCGCCGCCGAAGAGTCCGCGCCGCCATCGGTCGCCAGGCTCGCTGGCTTATTTGGTGACACCTTAAACAGTCCAAGGAAAGAGGT TCCACCACAGAAGCCCACCAGAAGGAAACCGCCATGTTCTCTGCCTCTGCCTAAAGTCGAGGTCGTCAATAATGGGGATGAG AAGTTGTCACCTCCACAGTCCCAGGTGCCTAAGGTCAAGGTGAAGAGCTCCCCCCTTATCGAGAAACTTCAG GCTAACTTGGCCTTCGCTCCTGCGTCGCTTCTCCCAGGGACGTCCCCAAAAAGCCCCGGATTAAAAGCCATGGCCTCCCCATGGAGCACGCCCCCGTCCACCCCCACCAGCCCCGGGCTCCAGCCACATTCCAGTAGTGCAGAAGAATCGCCGGTCAGTTTCGAACAACCACCAGAGGGCGCTCCCCTCCAAAGCTACACTAAG ATCCGCACGAGAGGCTCCATAAAGCGGAGACCCCCCAGCCGAAAATTCAGAAAATCCCAATCCGATATGGACTTTGACATCGAAACGGCCAACGCCACTGCTAAAGAGAACGGAGATAAAACGGACAACGAGGCCGACGCTGCTCAGAGCGAAAAGACTGATGGAGACGCATCCCCGGCGGCGGAGAATTCACCAAATGAGTCAGCGAACAAGACATCGGAGAGCCAAGAAAGTGTCCAGCCGAACCCTGACAAACAGGAGGAGGCGAGCCCAGATGAAGGGGAGAAATCCGAcaaagaagaggaaaaaacggGTGCTAGCGAGACAGAGAAACCGGATACAGAACAGGAGACGCTGGTCATAGAGGAGAAGAGCGAAGATCCTGGAGAGGGGGCGGACAAGGAAGAGAGTCATGAGCAAAACAAGTCAGACGAGGAT GATAAACCTGAAAAgtga